Proteins encoded by one window of Syntrophorhabdaceae bacterium:
- a CDS encoding acyl-CoA dehydrogenase family protein → MDFAFTEEQQFFKKIITDTVDRMVVPKAREIDEKDEFPWELWKDFTKLGYLGLRYPEEIGGMNADPVTAMIFYEQIARGSVGFAQSVIMNILMGTYFVYRFGSEAIKERCLYPAMRGEKVATMCFTEDQSGSDLSATRTTAVKDGSEWVINGTKMWITNGPVADMATVLATTDLSLGAKGLNFFLVEKGTPGFSPGQVLDKLGCRGTVTGELVFDNVRVPEENLLGAELNKGIEYLGEILDEVRVMTGAMAMGIAQAAYDEGLEYARKRIAFGKPIGNYQLIRAKFADMATEMEASRLLIYSAAWKMKEKLPSRIEAAMAKMFATETCCKVVDEVTRIWGANAFANEYNPQRHFRDARFLLYGGGTHEILKDFMGRMLIGK, encoded by the coding sequence ATGGATTTTGCCTTTACGGAGGAGCAGCAGTTCTTCAAGAAGATCATAACCGACACCGTCGATCGCATGGTGGTTCCCAAGGCCCGTGAGATCGACGAGAAGGACGAATTTCCCTGGGAGCTGTGGAAGGACTTCACCAAACTTGGCTATCTCGGCCTGCGCTATCCCGAGGAGATAGGCGGGATGAACGCAGACCCCGTGACAGCGATGATCTTTTACGAGCAGATCGCCCGCGGTTCCGTAGGTTTTGCCCAGAGCGTCATTATGAATATCCTCATGGGCACCTATTTTGTATACCGTTTCGGCTCCGAAGCGATCAAAGAACGCTGTCTCTATCCTGCAATGAGGGGAGAAAAGGTTGCCACGATGTGTTTTACCGAGGACCAGTCGGGATCGGACCTTTCGGCAACGAGGACGACGGCGGTAAAGGACGGGAGCGAGTGGGTCATAAACGGCACGAAGATGTGGATCACGAACGGTCCCGTTGCCGACATGGCGACAGTGCTCGCAACGACCGACCTTTCCCTGGGCGCAAAGGGACTCAACTTTTTCCTCGTCGAGAAAGGCACACCGGGATTTTCCCCCGGTCAGGTCCTTGACAAGCTCGGGTGCCGCGGTACCGTTACGGGAGAGCTTGTCTTCGACAATGTCAGGGTACCGGAAGAGAACCTCCTTGGAGCGGAACTGAACAAGGGTATCGAATATCTCGGCGAGATCCTCGACGAGGTGAGGGTCATGACGGGCGCGATGGCGATGGGTATCGCCCAGGCCGCCTATGACGAGGGCCTGGAGTACGCCAGAAAAAGGATAGCCTTCGGAAAACCCATCGGGAACTACCAGCTCATCAGGGCAAAGTTTGCAGACATGGCGACGGAGATGGAGGCAAGCAGGCTTCTCATCTATTCCGCTGCGTGGAAGATGAAGGAAAAACTTCCGAGCCGCATCGAGGCGGCAATGGCCAAGATGTTCGCCACCGAGACGTGCTGCAAGGTGGTCGACGAAGTGACAAGGATATGGGGCGCCAATGCATTTGCGAACGAGTACAATCCTCAGCGCCATTTCAGGGATGCGCGTTTCCTCCTCTACGGAGGCGGTACGCACGAGATCCTCAAGGATTTCATGGGAAGGATGCTTATCGGCAAGTGA